From the Trifolium pratense cultivar HEN17-A07 linkage group LG4, ARS_RC_1.1, whole genome shotgun sequence genome, the window TTTTCTTTCTCAGCTTGCCTATCAAATTCAAAAGATAGATCATAGTTTTGTTTACCAAGCATCTGACCCAAAGACACTTTTCGTTTCATCGAGCCTCTTTCTATAATCATCCCACCTTCAAATTCGTCCGGCATCATCAATTTCCGACTCAATATTTGTCCTATTGATAGAGTCGGCTTAAGAACCGGATTGACTTCATCATCAACTTGATTCATTCCATTTACATTGAATAATCGAGAGTCTCTCCGGTAGTGAGAAGGGTTTTTAAACTTAGTAAAGTTATTATTTTGCATTGATGATCGCCTTTTGTTACCCTCCGATCGCCATTTTCTTAAAGCCTCTTCAACCATTAATTTTCCTCTATTTGCAGCCTCTACCCTTTCCAAAGCTTCTTCAAGTGCTTTCTTGCTTGTATTAACTTCTAATGTAGCTTCTTCAACCCTCTTTAATACATCTATTTTGGATACATTTGCTTCATCAACTTGAAACATAGCATCAAGAACTCTTTTCTTCGACTGTTCCTCGGCATCTCGAGCTTTGCGTGTTAGAGCATTATACTCTTCAAAGGTAAGAGTAACTCCATCATGGATTTGACCACAATCTCCATCAAGATAAGATAAAGCTTTTATCTCGGCAAGTGCGGCTGCTTCGGCTGCTCTAGCAGCTTCCTTCATTTTCCGAGCAGCAACTAACCTAATTTCAGATGTTCTTATCATACCTTTTGTCTGTTCAATCTCAGACATAGCTCTCAATACTTCTGATTTAGCAGCTTCTCCCATTTTCTTGAAATGTTCTGCCTCAGAACTCAACCGTTGAAGCTCTTCCGTAATATCGGAAGGTTCATCAGAACCACATTCGATTTCACCGTCTTTCACCACTTGCAGTTTAAGTCTTGTTTGGTTTAGCTCTTCCTCTAAAGAAGTTATTTTTGAAGAGTTTTGAGTTAACCTCTCACGGGTTTTCTCGAGCGAGATTCTCTCCTTCTCTAGTTTCTTGTTGAGCGATTCAACAGATACTCGAACATCAGCAATATCATTCGTAGTCCGGTTTAGATTCATTTTCGCCTGCTTCAATTCCCTTAATATTAAACCAGGAGTCGCCGAATTAGAAGGAACACGACGAACTTggttttccttttcttcttctttctcattcTCCTTATCATCACATGAATTCAACTTAGTATTCAAATTTGCATCAGATTCTTCTGCTTGTAACTTTGATTTCAGATTTTCGACAAGCTTTTTGGTACTTTCTAACTCTTTTAAAACATCAAGAGTTTCCCTTTCTTTGATTATAAGCTCTTTCTCCAATACCACTGCTTGTTCCTCCAATTTTCCAGCATCAAGCTCTTCTGTGTTTTGCtgccaaaagaaaaagatagaaATTTTGATTAGCattcataatttatattttctttttagtaaATACCCAATTTGGTATGTTATTGTCGAACCGAATCAACCTAGTTCACAACATTATCAATATTCTAAAATAATCTTGAAAATTGTAAAATGTTAATTAGATTCATCATCAGTCTAAATTGGTTATAAAATACATCTCCGACATTATTCACTTAATTTCAAATGCATCTCCGATATTATTATAACTTAATCATAACAATCTCGTCAAATACCAGCAAAGGGACCAATCTGATTAACGTTTTACAACAATCTCGGTGATCGTTTTGAAATGTTGTTAATGTGAGAGAGTAAATTGACAGCCCTTTGAGGATACAGACactatttataagcaaaaaaaaaaagtattttaggaacaacaagcaaacaaatAACCATTTTAGTCCATAAATATGCTAGACATTGTCACTaatttatcaaaattacaaacacATGTTTAGTGCTTCACCACATTTGCAACTAAGTTGACTATCTAAAAGCATGTTCAATTGATTCAGGGATTGGACTATAGTAGATCAaagaacaattttattttttttaaacggtcaaattagttattaaattaatgttttttctcCTTTGTTAGAATTTAAACTCAGAGTCCCGTGAGCTTGGCTCAGTTggcaggacattgcattatatatatgcaAGGGGATAGAGTTCGAACCCGGTCATCCAACTCATCCACCTcaaaggtgaaatttttagcccACAGATTACTTAAACTCAGGTCTCTCACTCCTTTAACCTTAGTTCAAACCAGCTGAGCTAACCACCCTCACCGAGACCAAAATAGTTGATTACCATTCATGAACTAAATTGGGTATTTTTcactcattttcttttttgagatTATAGCTCTTCAGATCCAAACCTCCTTAATTCTCAGTAAAATACAAATTAACCTCTAAATCATGAACAACTAGTAGCCTAACATTGCAAAACACATCAATAAACACAGCCAAtaagtaataataaaaataaaatataataaaaatgcaAATTTTGGACTGAAGTGAAACAAAACATTactattaaattgatttacaaaaggaagaaagaaaaaaaaaaaaaaaaaaagctcctaaattaaattaaattaaagtaaaTAACAATAAAGAGAAAGATAAAAATACCTGAGGAGTGACAAGATTAGTAGTGTTAGTAGGTTTCCAGTAACCAACACCTCCGAATCGAGTAACGGCTTCTTTCACAGACTCAAACGGCGCTGAAGTATCAATCTCAGCTCTTAAACCGGACTCCTTTGAACCGGGTTCGATCCGGTTCACCACAACTGCATCATGAATTTCCATAGAATGagtagaagaagaaagaaagaaagaaggtTATTGTGTTGTGTTGCGTAGTGTTTTGGGAATTGAGGAAGAAGTGGAAGTGTAACTCAACTAAATAAGGAAAAGGACAAACAAACAAACGGTCTTGTCTAGTCAACTGTTGTTGTTGATTGATGTTGAAACGAACCGGAGTTGTTGCCTTGATTTTCGAAATTATGTGGGTCATGCTGGTCCCATTGGTCATTGGAAGAGTGGGTTAGTATCAACGGTAACAAACGGCTAAAGTGAAAATTTATatgatcatgattcatgatgatgattttgtgaataaagaaagaaaaacaattgaaGTGAATATTGATGAATGAAGGAACTCTATAGTAGGCGGATAATtggtcccatcaataactccacatcattaaaatttgaaatttaatttaaaataatattgccaaattaaatttttttgaatatattaaataaagtgggtcccataaaaagaagagagagagttcttatattagaagtagtacctattaggtactaaaatgtgttgtgctccaatggtagtacctaataagtaccatgagtacctaataggtactacaccattggagatggtctaagatacctgattgaatttgtagtggtTTGTTTAATTATAAGtgtgaaatgacataaaaaagatatattcaattaatttttaatttttttaagtaagatgatAAGgataaaatttgaagaaaaaatataagctataagctataagttcataagctacttgaaatagcgtttgaaaaataagttataagctcttttttaaaaattgttaccaaacaagctaaaagctataagctagcttattggccTTCCTAAACAGAGCATCCATTCCTCTcaagtaaaaatcaattttttaaatttaccgaaaaaataatgtatttagtttataaCGAGATCGGAGAGAGTAAAAAGAAGTTTTTTGTCCACCTTTTTCTTtggcaataaaaaaaaaaggttgaatTGCACATTTATCTTCTAATTTTTGCACTTTGCAGTTTTGATTTCTTAACTTTTAAAATTGCACTTTGATCTCCAACTTTAACTTCTTTTGTAAAAGTTAGACTCCTTTTGATTTGTATTAGGTTAATGCATACGTGAACATAAAATCCGTTGACTCATATGTCATTGATGTATTTTATGAGGTGTTTATAGTGCAACAACTTGTTCAGGCCAATGATAGTTGGGAAAGACCTCGGATCAAGTGTAACGTTGATGCATAATTTTTCGAGGTTGAGAGAATTACATCCTCAACTTGTACTTGTTTCTATAAAAGTTACCAGGAGTTTGTGCATGCTCAATCTCGTTGGTACAACTTGCATGTTACTACCTTGGAAGGCAAGGATTGGCCAAGACATTTTTTCTCCTTATTCATGTTGGCTCATTCTCCATTTCTCCtaaatttgtataaaaaaactCATGAAGGCAAATGTACTTATTGCTTTAGCCAAAGGACAATCACAAAGGACATGAATCGTATCTTCAATTTTGTCTTCAAaagcgaaccgaatttttctgcaagggcaaaattggaatattgggggtataaaagattcatgggaggggggaagagaaaacatcaactTTGAACCCTCTCCGGttattcaatttcaaaatcTTAGTCCAAATAATATTCAGACCAACCTCATTGAACTAATTAGTCCAAATAAAACACTTCAAAATGAGAATCTGAGGAATAAAAATCTAGAAATAGCTTTAAAATGAAAACGTTTTCATTTGCTTcccttgaaaataatttttgacagatgacttgtttttaattttttttttttttaaaaagtgatttttgttTCGGTAGGCGGCGGATGTGTGACGTTTGGAGTTGTCTCGTGCACCTGTCCCCAATGGACGAATGAGTGATCCGTTCCCCTACGGATCATGGGCTCATGGCCTTACCACTCGGTCCCCGTGCACAATTTATAGATGTTCATTCTTgccattatcatcatcatcatcatcatcaatcatcCTTTCTGAAATAAATTCACCGTAACATGATATAGTcataacccacttgggttggtctggtggtattgacTTAAGACCTGAGAGtttgctcctccttaaggtctcaggtttgatTCTCTCTGCTGTCAATTTGGATGGCCTAATTTAGCTTTTTCgaaaaaaaatgacatagtCATTAAAACAATAGCAGTAATCATATGGAAAGCGGGTGATTATAGATCACTTATAAATTTCTTGAGAAAAGATCCAAAGATTAAAGAAGTAACTTAGTGGCTGTTACTTATAACTTATAGATCACTTAACGATTTCATTTCTTTTCCAAATTTTTCTAGATATATTGTTGACCGGAAAATTTCAGTAACCTAACATTTCTCTCTTGCGTCTCCACTGGTCCAACAAAAACTGCACTCCTTCTTGCAAAGTTGCTCTCCTTCCAGCTTTATAGTTCCATAGTTCCGAGGTTACATATCGACCACTAGGATTATATTGATTAATCTCTGTTAAAGCTGCCACTACAGCATTATATGCCTTTTCACCCAGTTCTTTTCTCAGCCCATTCAGCTTTTCATCGTCATCTTTGATGATTTCCTGAAACGAAAAATTTGTAGAACCGGATAACCAAATAGTTCCAATCAAGAGAACAAGTCAACCAAAATATTCACTGTCCTCATGAAGAGGTAATATAGAGATATAAACTTACTTTTTCTTTCCCATCAACCATGACAACTTTGAATGGATGCCAATCTGGGTCTTTTAGATACTCTTCCCACAATGAACCTAGTTCTGTAGCTTTGTCTTCAGCTTCTTccttattatatattttcttcaTAGCTTCATGGAATGGTCCAGTGTCAAGTTCCCCCATTCTCTTCACACCAATATGGACTCGAGTTTCTATCTCTTTAATGCTCTAcaagattgaaaaaatattaccaCAAAATCTTTCAAGCAATATTAAACGGTAAAAGTATAAGAAATGTTTTAAAATTGCAACAATCAAAGAATTGGAAACCTGGCCCCCTTTGCACAGATGAACTTCCAAATTGATATAATGAATCAGTAAACTAGAACGTGAAGATCTATCCGGAAAAAGTACTTACATTAATCAATTCTTTTCGAGCTTCCTGCAGCTCATCATTACTCTTACGCTCCTTAATGATCAGTGTTTGGTTCAGTGCCTCTAAGTCTTGAAGTGTCTGTTGCTTCTCTCTTAAACCCTCGTGCAAATCATCCACCTTTTTCAaaacttcttcatcatcatcatcttctatGTGCTTCAACACACTAAGTGATCCTTTTAGTTGCTGAATCTCCAATTCCAGCTTTTGTTTCATATCCAGTTGTCTCTCAAGCTGAATGATTTTAGCATGGagcttctctttttctttctatattaaatatattattcaaatttcaaatagcATAATTATACTCTGAACCTAACAAGCACACTTTTATCATTAACAATACTAAAAGAAAGGCAATACAAACCTTTTGATCTTCAGCCAGTTTCATAACATTTTCACCAGCTTTCAATTGCTCCAGAGAAGCCATCTGAAGAGAGCTATTTTTCGTTGCATTCTGCATAGACAATAAATGCCAGCaaagttaaaagaaaatttcTACAAGCTTCTGAAGcacattattattttgaatgaCCTCAGACacaataagaataagaatataTTATGTCAAACTTCTTTCTAATTTATAGGCTCCTTAAGAATGATAATTTCTCTATCCGCCACTGCATGATGAGATACTTTACCTTTTAAAGTAAATACACCAGCAACCCAGACACTAACTTGTTTTGGATTCAAAACCTTCAACGACATACCACTCAACCAAAAATCGGttttatcatattcatattGCTAGTATTTTCAGAATTGATTATCCATagattcaaattaaaataattttccaaCCAATCATTCCATTCCATGATCATCAAACATGATAAGTAAAGTGGAAATCGAACCTTGGTtgataattcattcattcaaagcAATGACACATCTAAGTATCAATCATTCAAAGCAATTAACAGAAATCCCAATCATAGTATGCTAGAGGGGGTGGAGCAAATAAAAAACACTATACCTCCCGAATCTCTTCTGACaacttttttctttcactttcaTTATGTGCTTCACGCTTTTCCAATTCAAGTCTCCGTGACTCAAGCTCTTTTTTCTGAGTTTCCAGTTGCATTTTAAGCTTTTCGTGACCATTAAAAATTCTTTGGAAATGATCCTTAGCACCTGACTGTATTTTCTTTATCTCTAAATACAAGGAATCATTGCATATAACATTGTTGTTAGAAAAGatcacaaaatttcaaaataataattaattcttaaaattgtaaaataaaattccagcataatatttttcataaatcaaTTGAACGATGCCACCTTAATTTCAAATTCAGACTCAACCCTTTGGTCCAGAAACCACCACATAGTGGCAGTTGTATGTGTAACCAAAGCACAAGTTGCAAGTAGCACTACATAATTGGACTCCTAGAACTAGACACAAATCAGAAACACATAAAACTAAAAACCCGCCACCACAACTAACACAAGTCATGATCCAAATTAGTGAAAAGTAACTCAGGCTCAATAAACAGATACCTTCATTATAAGATTGAATGAGCAGATCTTTTTCTGTCATagcagaattgattttgaccaTAGTCTCAGTGCATCTTGCCACTATCTCACTTAAATGCTGGTTTTTTACTTGAATAATGTTGGTCAAATTGGACACAAGTTTATCCTGCTTTCGAGCTTCTTCTTCCATAAGTTCTGGTATGGTTTTGAGATCGGCCATCTTTCGCAGATGTTCCCCAATGATATTGTTTGCTTTGTAGTCATCTGCTCGGGCAACCCATGCATAAAGACCCGACTTCTGCTGCGTATTAATTAACCAATCCTTTTTCCCATGATGTTCTAATGCATATGCTTTTTCAAATGCGAGTGCATTATCAAAGCCAGGCCAGTTTTTATTGAATTCCACGAGGGCAATTCCAGTGTGACCTCGGAAATTCCATAGAGGATTGACTCGAAATGGATTGAAACCCCTACGTTTGTACTCATCCCTAAGCTTGGAACCACTCGCCCCAACAGTTTGTCCATCTGGTGTCCGGCTAGTGGGAATATTAACTACAATTCCAATCCACGGCCACACAAACTGTTCACCAGAATCAATAGGAGTGTCACTTTTATCAGCTGATTCCGATGGAGTCTCATCTATATTCATAAGATCATTTTCCAAGTATTTCACTAAAGCCAAATGAGTAGCCTTTTCTCTTGCCTTTCTCTTTTGTGAACTACTCTGACCCACCCCAGAAGCATGTTGCAGGAGTTCCTTGTACATATAATCCCGTTTTCTTTTCTTAGGGCAGTATGGACAAGTGAACTTCTCGTCCGAGGTTTTCACATTCTGACTTCCATTTTTAAGTTCTTCATAACATTTATCTTCATACTCACTTATCTCAGAATCACTTATATCAGTATCCTCCTCAGAGCTGTGAGACATTGTAGTTTCTCCCGGGCTTATACCACCTGAAATACAAATTTAAGCGTTAGTACTTAGTACCGATTGTTGTTCTGTTGCTTCAATGACTGTTTCCTTTAAGTATCTTATTTCAATAACATTTGCTCCATTGctttgaaaaataagaaattacaaAGTTCCACAAACATGGGACCGAccaagactttttttttgtgtttaacTCTCCGGTCTCCGGTTCCCAGCGAAGGGGCCTTGGTAACCCGGAATTCTGCTAGAAGGtaagaaaaaattgacaaaaaattgttccacctAGGAATCAAATTCAGGTTCTCTCGAATAATTCGTAGTGTGGTGACTAGGACTAGAAAGAATACTGGATAAAAGATCAGACATATAAACACACAGCTTTAAAAAAACCTCAAGAAATACCTAAATTCAATGTAATAGAAGTTTAATTTCCAAAACTGTTCAGACTtcagattaatattttttttttcgaacagcaaaatatattattaaaattaaccgGTCTCCGTACAAGACGAACAGAGGCCGGGGAGAAAATGGAACTACAAAAACAAAGGCGTCCGTATATAAGCAGAACACCAATGAAACAACCAAAACCAACACTACCTAATATAGGCAAGTTCTAATCTCATTCTTAGAACGACACTCCTCGGCTTCTAGACTACCCTAGAAGACACCAACCAGACCCATAGAAATGACATTAGACTCTAACTTCAGATTAATAATAACATGCATTAAGTCTCCCAAAGCCAACATGGGATATATATTAAGCAACATTGAAGCACATAAACATTCTTCACTAATCAAGTAGTAACTAGTAATCATGCATTAATCAACAATTAACAAATTACTCCTCAAACCAAAAATGCACAATCCATGCTTGATgttcattttcattttaaaaaaatccaacaacaacaacaacaaatgatGAAAACAAACCATAAGGCACATAATCCAACAAGCCAATTAGAATTACATACATTACCTTTTTAATTGGGTTTTTAATCAACAACAGGAATTGAATAGATGGATAATAATTACTAATTAGGCCATTAGAAAATGAATCGGTGTAGAAGCCAGAAGGTGAATGTTCATAATCTGAAGTGAAGTGTAGTGGATGATTTGGGTGAATAAATTTTCACATtttatttaagtatttaaaattttttaattttttttttataatggagCAGAGAatcaaacttttatttttattctagGTATCTACTTTTATtctctaaaaattaaatttaaaaatttattaaaattttatgaaatatattacTAGGTATCCACTTTAAATTTAATCCACTTTTACAAATAAGACAATCTCATCTATGTTCGGGAAAGTCTCACTTCTGGACATCATGTCATGGCGGTCCTATGGACCTCTCGTTGATTAACAATATCACACCCAACCATGGTAACTAAATCCGTGGTGACTAAATAACATCGATGGATTCAGTATGATTAGTTAAAGAAGGACTAAACGGTCATTTACACATGAAATGataaaaactaaacaaactaacgttactaaaaaaaatagaagaagaaacAGAGAGGTGTGAGATCTCAAAATTCTGAAAGCCGCTATTTTTAAGCATTTTTGCCGCACTAGTGGTCTCTACTACattaatttaaggaaaatgctaaatgtCGCGACAAAGTTTATAGCGAATCCTTCACGAATGACGTGTCATCGTTgtgtttaattaaattttccAAAACAGCAACTGAACCACCGCAAACCAAGTGCAACT encodes:
- the LOC123923453 gene encoding WEB family protein At2g38370 translates to MEIHDAVVVNRIEPGSKESGLRAEIDTSAPFESVKEAVTRFGGVGYWKPTNTTNLVTPQQNTEELDAGKLEEQAVVLEKELIIKERETLDVLKELESTKKLVENLKSKLQAEESDANLNTKLNSCDDKENEKEEEKENQVRRVPSNSATPGLILRELKQAKMNLNRTTNDIADVRVSVESLNKKLEKERISLEKTRERLTQNSSKITSLEEELNQTRLKLQVVKDGEIECGSDEPSDITEELQRLSSEAEHFKKMGEAAKSEVLRAMSEIEQTKGMIRTSEIRLVAARKMKEAARAAEAAALAEIKALSYLDGDCGQIHDGVTLTFEEYNALTRKARDAEEQSKKRVLDAMFQVDEANVSKIDVLKRVEEATLEVNTSKKALEEALERVEAANRGKLMVEEALRKWRSEGNKRRSSMQNNNFTKFKNPSHYRRDSRLFNVNGMNQVDDEVNPVLKPTLSIGQILSRKLMMPDEFEGGMIIERGSMKRKVSLGQMLGKQNYDLSFEFDRQAEKENGQKQFSSAKRKKFGFGRFSLRLTKQQKKKKPTLNLR
- the LOC123882316 gene encoding protein INVOLVED IN DE NOVO 2-like, with product MSHSSEEDTDISDSEISEYEDKCYEELKNGSQNVKTSDEKFTCPYCPKKRKRDYMYKELLQHASGVGQSSSQKRKAREKATHLALVKYLENDLMNIDETPSESADKSDTPIDSGEQFVWPWIGIVVNIPTSRTPDGQTVGASGSKLRDEYKRRGFNPFRVNPLWNFRGHTGIALVEFNKNWPGFDNALAFEKAYALEHHGKKDWLINTQQKSGLYAWVARADDYKANNIIGEHLRKMADLKTIPELMEEEARKQDKLVSNLTNIIQVKNQHLSEIVARCTETMVKINSAMTEKDLLIQSYNEEIKKIQSGAKDHFQRIFNGHEKLKMQLETQKKELESRRLELEKREAHNESERKKLSEEIRENATKNSSLQMASLEQLKAGENVMKLAEDQKKEKEKLHAKIIQLERQLDMKQKLELEIQQLKGSLSVLKHIEDDDDEEVLKKVDDLHEGLREKQQTLQDLEALNQTLIIKERKSNDELQEARKELINSIKEIETRVHIGVKRMGELDTGPFHEAMKKIYNKEEAEDKATELGSLWEEYLKDPDWHPFKVVMVDGKEKEIIKDDDEKLNGLRKELGEKAYNAVVAALTEINQYNPSGRYVTSELWNYKAGRRATLQEGVQFLLDQWRRKREMLGY